A part of Methanomassiliicoccales archaeon genomic DNA contains:
- a CDS encoding acetyl-CoA decarbonylase/synthase complex subunit gamma has product MPTAIEIFKHLPKKNCGECRNPTCLAFAMQLANAKAKLEDCPYISEAGKAALASSSAPPIRLIKVGVDHRVIEIGDETELYRHEKRFFNPTRYSTEVDDSMTDEAIEREVLASNRMRFERVGQTMTLDLLTVRSKVGGQRFVQAVEVAASGTERPLVIMTRSPSDMRSAGLKVRTRRPLLHCADAENYKEMAAVAKELGCPLVVYEDKGLNELADLVAKVKAVGIEDIVLDFGAKDLKTLLERSTIIRKLSVRKVFRGLGYPIFVSAPRAERMQFGAVATMKYGGIVSFDSLPPEEAFPLFVLRQNIYTDPQVPIQVKADLYPVNGPDETSPILFTTNFSLTYFTVMADIEKSKVPVWLQVVDTEGLSVLTAYAAGKLTAEAVNRALERSNARTRSRSNTLIIPGMVARMAAKLGEVTGMKVIVGPKESSGVPKFLKGLQ; this is encoded by the coding sequence ATGCCTACTGCCATCGAGATATTCAAGCACCTCCCTAAGAAGAACTGCGGCGAGTGCAGGAACCCCACCTGCCTGGCCTTCGCCATGCAATTGGCCAATGCAAAGGCGAAGCTGGAGGACTGCCCTTACATCTCAGAGGCCGGAAAGGCCGCATTGGCATCGTCCTCAGCACCGCCCATCAGATTGATCAAGGTCGGCGTGGACCACCGGGTGATCGAGATAGGCGATGAGACCGAGCTGTACCGTCATGAGAAGCGCTTCTTCAATCCGACAAGATACTCGACGGAGGTCGATGACTCGATGACCGACGAGGCAATCGAGAGAGAGGTCCTGGCCTCCAACCGCATGCGGTTCGAGCGTGTAGGGCAGACCATGACGCTGGACCTACTGACCGTCAGGTCCAAGGTTGGTGGCCAGAGGTTCGTCCAGGCCGTCGAGGTGGCCGCCTCGGGCACCGAGAGGCCGTTGGTGATAATGACAAGGTCCCCCTCTGACATGAGGTCGGCGGGGCTCAAGGTCAGGACAAGGCGCCCTTTGTTGCACTGCGCTGACGCCGAGAATTATAAAGAGATGGCGGCGGTGGCGAAGGAGCTGGGATGCCCGCTCGTCGTGTATGAGGACAAGGGGCTGAACGAGCTGGCCGACCTGGTCGCGAAGGTGAAGGCTGTCGGGATAGAGGATATCGTCCTGGACTTCGGCGCCAAGGACCTGAAGACCCTGCTCGAGAGATCTACCATAATCCGAAAATTGAGCGTGAGGAAGGTCTTCAGGGGATTGGGGTACCCTATATTCGTCTCCGCGCCCAGGGCGGAAAGGATGCAGTTCGGGGCCGTGGCGACCATGAAGTATGGAGGGATAGTGTCCTTCGACTCCCTTCCGCCAGAGGAGGCCTTCCCTCTGTTCGTATTGAGGCAGAACATCTACACGGACCCGCAGGTCCCTATCCAGGTGAAGGCCGACCTTTATCCTGTCAACGGGCCGGACGAGACGTCGCCCATCCTCTTCACGACGAACTTCTCCCTGACCTACTTCACAGTGATGGCAGATATCGAGAAGAGCAAGGTCCCCGTCTGGCTCCAGGTCGTTGATACAGAAGGGCTCTCGGTGCTGACGGCCTACGCAGCAGGCAAGTTGACCGCCGAGGCGGTCAACAGGGCGCTCGAACGGTCCAACGCAAGGACCAGGTCCAGATCGAACACGCTGATCATCCCCGGCATGGTCGCCAGGATGGCCGCAAAGCTCGGTGAGGTCACGGGGATGAAAGTTATCGTCGGACCAAAGGAGTCCTCGGGCGTGCCGAAGTTCCTGAAAGGGCTGCAGTGA
- a CDS encoding AAA family ATPase, with the protein MSDMAFIVAVAGKGGVGKTTIASMLVMALAERARAVVLAIDADPNSNLGEKLGVKVGRTIGDLREDLLKKAEEMPAGTSKHDMVRYQMKLAMVEGRDFDLLTMGRPEGPGCYCYINNILRTFIDEAIDSYPYVVIDNEAGLEHLSRRTTKRMDALMLVSDPTKAGIETAKRISTLADEMDIKVGRRYLLLNRVNEHVPAPLASSIGPPFNVVQLPEDPEVARLNAMGEPLSLVPSSNPLRNKVRELAYNLR; encoded by the coding sequence GTGAGTGACATGGCGTTCATAGTGGCGGTCGCTGGCAAGGGCGGCGTTGGAAAGACGACGATAGCATCGATGCTCGTCATGGCACTTGCAGAGCGGGCCAGGGCGGTCGTGCTCGCCATCGATGCCGACCCGAACTCGAACCTCGGTGAGAAGTTGGGGGTGAAGGTCGGAAGGACCATAGGCGATCTGCGGGAGGACCTTTTGAAGAAGGCGGAAGAGATGCCTGCCGGGACCAGCAAACATGATATGGTCAGATATCAGATGAAGCTCGCAATGGTCGAGGGAAGGGACTTCGACCTGCTCACGATGGGAAGGCCAGAAGGTCCAGGATGTTATTGCTACATCAACAACATATTGCGCACATTCATCGACGAGGCCATCGACTCGTATCCTTATGTCGTGATAGATAACGAGGCGGGCCTGGAGCATCTGTCAAGAAGGACAACGAAAAGGATGGACGCCCTGATGCTGGTATCGGACCCGACAAAAGCGGGCATCGAGACAGCGAAGAGGATCTCCACACTGGCTGATGAGATGGATATCAAGGTAGGGAGAAGATATCTCCTGCTGAACAGGGTGAATGAGCACGTCCCTGCTCCATTGGCGTCATCGATCGGCCCACCCTTCAACGTCGTTCAGCTGCCTGAGGACCCTGAGGTCGCGAGGCTCAACGCCATGGGGGAGCCGCTCTCCCTCGTTCCATCGTCGAACCCTCTCAGGAACAAGGTCAGGGAACTGGCCTACAATCTCCGTTGA
- a CDS encoding methionine synthase: MDWNCASTCIGSLPHTDPKKALDLIMSHLKEVPFWPQLPNLGFGENMYAQFSTKLPGIRIDAEAKKVTVDLNDYDPEAFYIAVVEEDLDHFAYEEENFHGLFELLRRMPSGARAVKGQVTGPISTGLQIFDQNGKSALYDDFYGEIIRRDLNFCARWQEKKLKEMNDNVVIFLDEPSLSLVGTPFAPIPHEKVVLWINEVLDGLSCIKGLHCCGNTDWPMVLSTNIDLLSFDAYSYAFSIALYPKEVSSFLERGGALSWGIVPNMDSRIDKETVHSLVARLEDGIGSLVSKGVDRDLLLERSVLTPQCGLGGLDEERCGRVLELLTGVSEEMRRRHGLGE; the protein is encoded by the coding sequence ATGGATTGGAACTGCGCGTCAACCTGCATCGGCTCATTGCCTCACACAGACCCGAAGAAGGCCCTGGACCTCATAATGTCCCATCTTAAAGAGGTCCCTTTCTGGCCCCAGCTGCCCAATCTCGGTTTCGGGGAGAACATGTACGCACAGTTCTCCACCAAGCTACCAGGGATAAGGATCGATGCCGAGGCGAAAAAGGTCACGGTCGATCTGAACGACTATGACCCTGAGGCGTTCTACATCGCGGTGGTGGAAGAGGACCTCGACCATTTCGCGTATGAGGAGGAGAACTTCCACGGGCTCTTCGAGCTCTTGAGGAGGATGCCGTCAGGAGCAAGGGCGGTCAAAGGACAGGTGACAGGACCTATCAGCACCGGGCTCCAGATATTCGACCAGAATGGCAAGTCCGCCCTTTACGACGACTTCTATGGTGAGATCATCAGGAGGGACCTCAACTTCTGCGCGAGATGGCAGGAGAAGAAGCTCAAGGAGATGAACGATAACGTGGTGATCTTCCTCGATGAGCCCTCGCTCTCGCTGGTGGGCACCCCTTTCGCCCCTATCCCCCATGAGAAGGTGGTGCTTTGGATAAACGAGGTGCTGGACGGATTGAGCTGCATCAAAGGGCTCCACTGCTGCGGGAACACCGATTGGCCGATGGTGCTCTCAACGAACATCGACCTGCTGTCCTTCGATGCCTACAGCTATGCTTTCTCCATCGCGCTCTATCCCAAAGAGGTCTCTTCCTTCTTGGAAAGGGGAGGGGCGCTCTCTTGGGGCATCGTGCCGAACATGGACAGCAGGATCGACAAGGAGACGGTCCATTCCCTCGTGGCAAGACTGGAGGATGGCATCGGTTCCCTGGTATCGAAGGGCGTCGACAGGGACCTGCTCCTTGAACGGTCGGTCCTGACGCCCCAATGCGGCCTCGGAGGTCTCGACGAGGAGAGATGCGGCCGCGTGCTGGAACTGCTGACCGGTGTCTCGGAGGAGATGAGGAGAAGGCACGGCCTCGGTGAGTGA
- a CDS encoding DUF4445 domain-containing protein, which produces MSFQVRFFPKNVDITLDGPTTVLEAAFLAGVEINSACGGKGECGRCKVLVEGPVQGPMSDSISKEDWERGWRLACTAKVVGDSAIFVPEGSRVEDLQIFEGFVAGEVRDISPMTTAEYIEIPPPSLDDNRGDVERLSASLGLKDGDLHISLDMLRDLPKIVRDSGWRVTAVVDRVNCRPALVDINNWDTSGRNFGIALDIGTTTVVLALIDMRTGKILAQASDHNKQVMCGEDVLARIAYAEDGGLERLRQLILESIDYLISQVVVLSEVCRPDNKKVCREEVTAMAIAGNTTMIHLLMGLHPKQIRYQPYVSVTNLPPVYRARELDIKIHPEAPVYIVPGRASYVGGDIIADVLASGMHLSDEVSLLIDVGTNGEVVLGNRDWMVSCSCSAGPAFEGGEVASGMRAMTGAIEKVSIDKDLEVTYQTIRGDKPRGICGSGLIDVVHELFFRGVIDKKGKIQDIRIRRVRANDNGREFVVAFAQETKETAISLAMKAKSGVWGAKTVQGRDIVITDDDIVNIIRTKAALYAACDVLVESMDMRFDDVRKVYIAGGFGNYIDVEKAVGIGLLPDIPRERFVFLGNAALAGARLTLLSAAKRKEAVDIYSRMTYLELTTNNTFFDKFTSSLFLPHTDVDRFPTVKARLVTDASH; this is translated from the coding sequence ATGAGCTTTCAGGTCAGGTTCTTTCCCAAGAACGTCGACATCACCCTTGATGGACCGACAACGGTCCTAGAGGCCGCTTTCCTGGCAGGGGTCGAGATCAACAGCGCCTGCGGTGGAAAGGGTGAATGCGGCCGATGCAAGGTGCTGGTCGAAGGGCCGGTCCAAGGGCCGATGTCAGATTCCATCTCGAAGGAGGATTGGGAGAGGGGATGGAGGCTCGCGTGCACCGCAAAAGTGGTCGGGGACTCGGCAATTTTTGTTCCAGAGGGCTCTAGGGTGGAGGACCTTCAGATATTCGAGGGCTTCGTTGCTGGAGAGGTCAGGGACATCTCACCGATGACCACGGCAGAGTACATCGAGATACCACCGCCCTCGCTAGATGACAACCGCGGGGACGTTGAGAGGTTGAGCGCGTCCCTTGGCCTCAAGGATGGAGACCTTCACATATCATTGGATATGCTAAGGGACCTTCCGAAGATAGTCCGGGACAGCGGTTGGAGGGTCACCGCCGTCGTCGACAGGGTCAACTGTCGTCCTGCCCTGGTGGACATCAATAACTGGGACACCTCGGGCAGAAACTTCGGGATAGCATTGGACATCGGGACGACCACGGTGGTCCTGGCGTTGATCGACATGAGGACCGGCAAGATATTGGCCCAGGCCTCGGACCACAACAAGCAGGTGATGTGCGGAGAGGATGTGCTGGCCCGGATCGCATATGCTGAGGATGGAGGTCTCGAAAGGCTCCGTCAGCTCATCCTCGAGAGCATAGATTATCTGATCTCACAGGTGGTCGTCCTATCGGAGGTGTGCAGACCTGACAATAAGAAGGTATGCAGGGAGGAGGTGACAGCAATGGCAATTGCTGGGAACACCACCATGATACATCTTCTGATGGGACTGCATCCTAAACAGATAAGGTATCAGCCTTACGTGTCCGTGACCAACCTCCCACCTGTTTACAGGGCAAGAGAGCTGGACATCAAGATACATCCCGAGGCCCCTGTCTACATTGTCCCGGGAAGGGCGAGCTATGTCGGCGGGGACATCATCGCGGACGTCCTGGCGAGCGGGATGCATCTTTCGGACGAGGTATCATTGCTCATCGATGTCGGGACCAATGGCGAGGTCGTTCTTGGGAACAGGGACTGGATGGTCTCATGCTCTTGTTCGGCCGGACCTGCCTTCGAGGGAGGAGAGGTCGCGTCTGGAATGAGGGCGATGACAGGTGCCATAGAGAAGGTATCGATCGATAAGGACCTCGAGGTCACATACCAGACCATCAGAGGGGACAAGCCAAGAGGAATATGCGGCTCCGGTCTCATCGACGTGGTCCATGAGCTCTTTTTCCGCGGGGTGATTGATAAAAAGGGGAAGATACAGGACATCAGGATCAGGAGGGTCCGCGCCAATGATAATGGAAGGGAGTTCGTGGTGGCGTTCGCTCAGGAGACAAAGGAGACCGCAATAAGCCTGGCCATGAAGGCGAAGAGCGGGGTGTGGGGCGCCAAGACCGTCCAGGGCAGGGACATCGTGATAACCGACGATGATATCGTGAACATCATACGGACCAAGGCGGCGCTCTATGCAGCATGTGATGTGCTGGTGGAGAGCATGGACATGAGGTTCGATGATGTCAGGAAGGTCTATATCGCAGGTGGCTTTGGGAATTACATCGATGTGGAGAAGGCCGTGGGGATAGGACTGCTCCCTGACATACCACGGGAACGGTTCGTATTCCTAGGGAACGCTGCACTTGCGGGCGCAAGGCTCACTCTCTTATCGGCAGCCAAGAGGAAGGAGGCGGTCGATATCTATTCAAGGATGACATATCTTGAGCTGACCACCAACAACACGTTCTTCGACAAGTTCACATCATCGCTCTTCCTACCACATACTGACGTGGACAGGTTCCCTACCGTCAAGGCGCGGCTAGTAACTGATGCCAGCCATTGA
- a CDS encoding flavin reductase family protein yields MKRSIGARTLLYPTPVMVVGTYDREGRPNAMVVAWGGICCSVPPCVAISLRKATYTYSNLMEGMAFTVSIPSDEHVEEVDYLGIASGRDTDKFEDTGLTPERAERVNAPFVREFPVVLECKVVGIHELGLHTQFIGEIVDVKVEDDCLIDGSPVIEKIRPLIYSPGSSSYFNIGEELMKAFTCGRKFMKK; encoded by the coding sequence ATGAAGAGGTCGATCGGTGCTAGGACGTTGCTCTACCCTACACCTGTGATGGTGGTAGGGACATATGACCGCGAGGGGAGACCGAACGCAATGGTGGTTGCATGGGGAGGGATATGCTGTTCGGTCCCACCCTGTGTCGCCATATCGCTCAGGAAGGCGACCTACACATATTCCAATCTGATGGAGGGGATGGCATTCACTGTTTCCATCCCATCGGACGAGCATGTGGAGGAGGTGGACTATCTTGGCATTGCAAGCGGGAGGGATACGGACAAGTTCGAGGACACAGGTCTTACCCCTGAGAGGGCCGAGCGCGTCAATGCGCCCTTCGTCCGCGAGTTCCCGGTCGTGCTGGAGTGCAAGGTCGTGGGCATCCATGAGCTAGGTCTCCATACCCAGTTCATCGGCGAGATCGTCGATGTCAAGGTAGAGGACGACTGCCTCATAGATGGAAGCCCCGTCATCGAGAAGATAAGGCCCCTCATCTACAGCCCTGGCTCGTCCTCTTACTTCAACATCGGCGAAGAGCTGATGAAGGCCTTCACCTGTGGCAGGAAGTTCATGAAAAAATGA
- a CDS encoding cation transporter, which translates to MNEGQDKEVRVHAHLPNEGGVTRPLLFAFAMTCSFAVFELIGGWLSGSLALLSDSGHMFTDALALALSLGASLIATKEPTEKQTFGFFRVEIVVALLNGIVLVVMSGFILYEAYLRYQAPHDIEAPLMLMVALVGLGANVFGFFVLRGHAHENLNVRGAFLHVLGDLLSSIGVIVAAVLIFFYDLKVADPLISIMIAVVIMWGAFGVIRQSLDVLLEFAPSHIRAEDVRQEMLRLKGVREVHDIHMWTLSSNIYSISIHVVVEDQLVSACSCIIEEIEEVLKNKFKFSHVTVQLEASACKVDNCYFKKNNNKHAGK; encoded by the coding sequence ATGAACGAGGGGCAAGACAAAGAGGTGCGTGTTCACGCCCATCTCCCTAACGAAGGGGGCGTGACAAGACCTTTGTTGTTCGCATTTGCAATGACCTGCAGCTTTGCGGTCTTTGAACTTATCGGGGGGTGGCTATCTGGTTCGCTGGCCTTGCTCTCGGATTCTGGGCACATGTTCACGGATGCCCTTGCCTTGGCATTGAGCTTAGGTGCCTCCTTGATCGCGACAAAGGAACCGACCGAAAAACAAACATTCGGTTTCTTCAGGGTCGAGATCGTTGTCGCCCTTCTTAACGGCATAGTGCTGGTGGTGATGTCGGGATTTATCCTTTATGAGGCCTACCTTAGGTATCAGGCACCGCATGATATCGAGGCCCCGTTGATGCTCATGGTAGCTTTGGTCGGGCTTGGGGCCAATGTCTTTGGGTTCTTTGTCCTGCGAGGGCATGCCCATGAAAACCTGAACGTCAGGGGGGCGTTCCTTCATGTCCTGGGTGACCTGTTATCTTCAATTGGAGTAATAGTCGCGGCGGTCCTGATATTCTTCTATGACCTTAAGGTTGCTGACCCCCTCATTTCTATCATGATCGCGGTGGTCATAATGTGGGGGGCCTTCGGCGTCATCAGGCAGTCCTTGGATGTCCTATTGGAATTCGCTCCTTCCCACATCAGGGCAGAGGATGTGAGACAGGAGATGTTAAGATTGAAGGGGGTCAGGGAGGTCCATGATATCCATATGTGGACCCTTTCTTCGAACATCTACTCAATCAGCATCCATGTCGTCGTCGAGGACCAGCTTGTCAGTGCATGTTCATGCATAATCGAAGAGATAGAGGAGGTCCTCAAAAACAAGTTCAAGTTCTCACATGTCACGGTCCAGCTTGAGGCATCCGCGTGCAAGGTGGACAATTGTTACTTCAAGAAGAATAACAACAAGCATGCAGGGAAATGA
- the purH gene encoding bifunctional phosphoribosylaminoimidazolecarboxamide formyltransferase/IMP cyclohydrolase has translation MSRIERAVISVSNKDGIVDFAKGLSDLGVEIISTGGTATLLRKNGIETTGISEVTGFPEMLEGRVKTLHPLIFGGILARRDSVDHMAQVEKMKIKTIDMVVVNLYPFKETVLKDPNDIEQIIENIDIGGPSMIRAAAKNYQSVAVVTDPSRYRSVYDEMRLNGCTLSLETRKRLMLEAFRTTANYDCLIANFLGRKFPSDEFPSTLNIGMEKAFDLRYGENPEQTASFYIDPFSEGVSVSRAEKLHGKEISYNNILDLESAMELVREFSRPTAVVIKHTNPCGVASADRLVDAFVTAYNVDPLAAFGCVIGLNRKVDMATAEQIGSHFVDCVIAPDYDDDALEHLKKKKNVRLLRTNAPITIDERPEHKMKKVKGGILVQTNRHVEVNESMLKVVTKRAPTKEEVHSMLFAWKVCKHVWSNAIILAKGERVVGIGAGQMSRVDSSMIAAHKAKEEAKGSVMASDAFFPFRDGIDEAAKAGVTAVIQPGGSIRDAEVIQAADEHGMAMVFTGVRIFRH, from the coding sequence TTGTCAAGGATCGAACGTGCTGTCATAAGCGTGTCCAACAAGGACGGCATTGTGGACTTTGCAAAGGGGCTGAGCGACCTGGGTGTGGAGATCATATCGACAGGTGGTACTGCCACGCTTTTGAGGAAGAACGGTATCGAGACGACCGGGATAAGCGAGGTCACAGGCTTCCCGGAGATGTTAGAGGGCAGGGTCAAGACGTTGCACCCCCTGATATTCGGCGGTATCCTTGCACGGCGAGACTCTGTCGACCATATGGCCCAGGTAGAGAAGATGAAGATCAAGACCATCGACATGGTCGTCGTCAACCTTTATCCTTTCAAGGAGACGGTATTGAAGGACCCGAATGACATTGAGCAGATCATCGAGAACATAGATATCGGGGGGCCGTCGATGATCAGGGCGGCTGCGAAGAACTATCAGAGCGTGGCGGTCGTGACCGACCCATCCAGATATCGGTCCGTATATGATGAGATGAGACTGAACGGTTGTACACTTTCATTGGAGACGAGGAAACGATTGATGCTCGAGGCCTTCCGTACCACGGCGAACTATGACTGTCTCATCGCGAATTTCCTAGGGAGGAAATTCCCTTCGGACGAATTCCCTTCGACCCTGAACATCGGGATGGAGAAGGCGTTCGACCTCCGCTATGGGGAGAACCCAGAGCAGACAGCCTCCTTCTACATCGACCCGTTCTCGGAGGGGGTCTCAGTGTCCCGTGCGGAAAAGCTGCATGGAAAGGAGATCTCTTACAACAACATATTGGACCTCGAGTCGGCGATGGAGCTCGTAAGGGAGTTCTCTCGACCCACCGCGGTCGTGATAAAGCATACAAATCCATGCGGTGTGGCATCGGCGGACAGGCTCGTAGATGCGTTCGTGACGGCGTACAATGTGGACCCCTTGGCAGCCTTCGGTTGCGTCATCGGGCTCAACAGGAAGGTCGACATGGCCACAGCGGAGCAGATTGGCTCGCATTTCGTGGACTGCGTCATCGCGCCGGACTATGACGATGATGCACTCGAGCACTTAAAGAAAAAGAAGAACGTTAGGCTCCTTAGGACCAATGCCCCGATCACCATCGACGAAAGACCTGAGCACAAGATGAAGAAGGTCAAGGGAGGCATCCTTGTCCAGACCAACAGACATGTCGAAGTGAACGAGTCGATGCTGAAGGTCGTGACCAAGCGCGCCCCTACAAAGGAAGAGGTCCACTCGATGCTCTTCGCCTGGAAGGTGTGTAAGCATGTGTGGTCCAACGCCATCATCCTGGCAAAGGGAGAGAGGGTGGTGGGCATAGGAGCAGGTCAGATGTCCCGGGTGGACTCGTCGATGATAGCTGCGCACAAGGCGAAGGAGGAGGCCAAGGGATCGGTAATGGCCTCGGACGCGTTCTTCCCCTTCAGGGACGGCATCGATGAGGCGGCCAAGGCAGGGGTGACAGCGGTGATCCAGCCAGGTGGCTCCATACGGGACGCCGAGGTGATACAGGCAGCCGATGAGCACGGCATGGCGATGGTCTTCACCGGGGTCAGGATATTCCGGCATTGA
- a CDS encoding ribonuclease III family protein, with the protein MEIKMMRLEELLGYKFSNISLLELALRHRSVGSENNERLEFLGDSVLSFIVSRKLFLEGLKDDEATLTRKRSVLTDRTTLRKVAERLGLKELVMVGDSLQGRTSQKMLADVVEAIIGAVYLDGGVEGAERVISKILFEGDLAAEALERQDWISMVKEWSDQQRVQYRYVTFEEDAEDGKYFQAWLTVGDLTETGTGGTKKEAMASAAKKMMAKLSP; encoded by the coding sequence ATGGAAATCAAAATGATGCGTCTCGAGGAGCTACTGGGTTACAAGTTCTCGAACATTTCCCTTCTCGAGTTGGCATTGAGGCACAGGTCGGTCGGGTCAGAGAACAATGAGAGGCTCGAGTTCTTGGGGGATTCTGTGCTCTCGTTCATCGTCTCCAGGAAACTCTTCTTGGAAGGCCTGAAGGACGATGAGGCAACGTTGACCAGGAAAAGGAGCGTCCTCACCGACAGAACGACGCTTCGGAAGGTGGCAGAAAGATTAGGTCTTAAAGAACTGGTGATGGTGGGCGACTCGTTGCAAGGGAGGACCTCTCAGAAGATGCTTGCGGACGTGGTCGAGGCGATAATCGGTGCCGTCTATCTAGATGGAGGGGTCGAGGGCGCCGAGAGGGTGATATCGAAGATACTGTTCGAGGGGGACCTGGCGGCCGAGGCATTGGAGAGGCAGGACTGGATCAGTATGGTCAAGGAATGGTCAGACCAACAGAGGGTGCAATATCGTTATGTGACCTTCGAAGAGGATGCAGAGGATGGAAAATATTTCCAAGCATGGCTCACAGTGGGGGACCTAACCGAGACAGGCACCGGGGGGACAAAGAAGGAAGCAATGGCCTCTGCCGCAAAAAAGATGATGGCCAAACTGAGCCCATGA
- a CDS encoding dihydropteroate synthase, with translation MYIISERINGLFTSVGRAIDRRDAKWIQDHALHQVECGAQALDINVGPGREDGPAAMDWLIRTVQDVTDVTLCIDTPGVKTMAAGLKAAKNKTIMNSTTAEKKKMDALFPLCREYGSDLICLTMDEKGIPNDSSSRAELAMLMITTAMEHEIMPDRLLLDPLVLPTKAAQDQGIKVIKAIEMFQALNDPPIRTVVGLSNISNGCKDRQLVNRTYLAMLMGAGLSAAILDPEDKALMDTIKTARVLRNEMLYCDDYLRA, from the coding sequence ATGTACATCATCAGCGAGCGTATCAATGGGCTTTTCACATCGGTCGGAAGGGCCATCGACAGGAGAGATGCCAAATGGATACAGGACCATGCGCTCCATCAGGTCGAATGCGGGGCACAGGCACTTGACATCAACGTCGGTCCAGGTAGAGAGGATGGCCCTGCCGCGATGGATTGGCTCATCAGGACGGTTCAGGATGTCACAGACGTCACACTCTGCATCGACACGCCCGGTGTGAAGACCATGGCAGCTGGCCTCAAGGCTGCAAAGAACAAGACGATAATGAACTCGACCACCGCAGAGAAGAAGAAGATGGATGCTTTGTTTCCGCTCTGCAGGGAATATGGTTCAGACCTGATATGTCTGACGATGGACGAGAAGGGCATCCCGAACGATTCCTCTTCGAGGGCGGAGCTTGCCATGCTCATGATAACCACGGCCATGGAACATGAGATAATGCCAGACCGATTATTGTTGGACCCTCTGGTGCTGCCGACCAAGGCGGCGCAGGACCAGGGGATCAAGGTGATCAAGGCGATCGAGATGTTCCAGGCATTGAACGACCCGCCGATAAGGACCGTGGTCGGGCTGAGCAACATATCGAACGGTTGCAAGGACCGCCAACTTGTCAACAGGACCTATCTCGCCATGCTGATGGGGGCTGGCCTCAGCGCCGCCATCCTAGATCCAGAGGACAAGGCGCTGATGGACACGATAAAGACGGCCCGGGTTCTCCGGAACGAGATGCTCTATTGTGACGATTATTTGAGGGCGTGA
- a CDS encoding TM0996/MTH895 family glutaredoxin-like protein, which produces MKIEIYGTGCAKCRKLYQMVTETVKEMGVQAEVVKIEDLQAMMDKGVMITPALFINGEAVSAGRVPKKEEIVRMIKGDDN; this is translated from the coding sequence ATGAAGATCGAGATATATGGAACAGGATGCGCAAAGTGTCGGAAACTTTATCAGATGGTGACAGAAACGGTCAAGGAGATGGGGGTCCAGGCGGAAGTGGTCAAGATAGAGGACCTTCAAGCGATGATGGACAAAGGCGTAATGATCACGCCCGCTTTGTTCATCAATGGAGAGGCGGTCTCAGCAGGTCGTGTGCCAAAAAAAGAAGAGATCGTTAGAATGATCAAGGGGGACGACAATTGA